A DNA window from Porites lutea chromosome 6, jaPorLute2.1, whole genome shotgun sequence contains the following coding sequences:
- the LOC140942122 gene encoding uncharacterized protein encodes MEYSQEQLNYFRLCYIAFDLVPVGLRYIFKNEWDFLYKTTLTGEWKDTAQNGHDFNNKESKSSRKKNARSLAIINNGDTAEWDCTCLFFAILYSDSMGNTLSPAVRKEVDDIRQVRNEIAHITEAKLTDADFQTSVDRVLNAFTSLGLAITEIQEIKNQKTFPTKEVEKIRKQVCDLQAELDQTKRTLESTEAALVSLTQEISVELQPFCILASCPPHDTIRRSHDIERITNEMQELYKSSSRAVSTVYLSGNPGCGKSQLAREIGQQFFSKQNNDLIFVATLNTESIDKLADSYLTLGRHLGITEYALKGLESIKEEKPIEAIKQLHRLILPKTRKFTRWLIIADNVIDLRLVRDLLPETGSKEWGHGQVLITTQDSGIIPQNAPHTYHESLSKGMRRDEAVKLLETVSRISDRVQAENVAELLDFQPLALAAAAYFVQTVVSSGSSNYNWKAYLQDISTYSQRKSAETVLANESSAYPKTTMAAVEMAIQRAVETDEVLLHTYSFLSLCANDDLPLETVLKFVKAQVKDHPEVLMKANIVRSSLSLVHSEEGGERTYLRLHKVVHDALKRGEIANLKSYRESDHTMAEAVKIFNSQLQENYEKYGFCKKLRPHCESLLKQMTSEFSSDESTFSERFALFIDLDTVIDWLHNLAKLCQKSSHFFFAKIVVNLAYDLLRNLDDTSTGAFARKGRVLNVTGEVYHWLGEYNQAKELHEKALIIRKKIFGEDHADIATSYNNLALVCYTLGEHNQAKDLHEKALIIRKKIFGEDHADVATSCDNLALVRCRWLLLALAGYPDENNNNPKKKVRRRVEDDGKREKAVPLTNSQTGKTVNTRNISGMLLCCKEKAKQAREN; translated from the coding sequence ATGGAATACTCGCAAGAGCAACTAAACTACTTCAGACTCTGCTACATAGCATTTGATTTGGTTCCAGTGGGACTGCGGTACATTTTCAAAAACGAATGGGATTTCCTTTATAAAACAACGTTAACTGGAGAATGGAAAGACACGGCACAAAATGGACATGATTTTAACAACAAAGAATCTAAATCAAGTCGCAAGAAAAACGCCCGATCTCTGGCAATAATCAACAATGGTGACACGGCAGAGTGGGACTGtacctgtttgttttttgccattctgTACTCGGACAGCATGGGTAACACCTTAAGCCCAGCTGTCCGTAAAGAGGTCGATGATATTCGTCAGGTGCGAAACGAGATCGCTCATATCACCGAGGCTAAGTTGACAGATGCCGACTTCCAAACTTCTGTAGACAGAGTGCTGAATGCTTTTACATCCCTTGGTCTGGCTATCACTGAGATTCAAGAAATAAAGAACCAGAAGACCTTTCCGACGAAGGAAGTGGAAAAAATAAGGAAGCAAGTTTGTGATCTCCAAGCCGAGTTAGATCAGACAAAACGCACCCTTGAAAGTACCGAAGCTGCCCTGGTTTCTCTCACACAGGAAATAAGTGTGGAACTTCAGCCATTTTGCATTCTCGCATCGTGCCCACCACACGATACTATCAGGCGCTCGCATGATATTGAAAGAATCACTAACGAAATGCAGGAACTTTACAAAAGTTCAAGCAGGGCAGTCAGTACAGTGTATTTGTCAGGAAATCCAGGATGTGGCAAGAGCCAACTTGCCCGGGAAATCGGACAACAATTCTtttctaaacaaaataatgatctTATCTTTGTGGCGACACTGAACACAGAAAGCATTGACAAACTTGCTGACTCTTACCTCACCCTTGGGAGACACTTAGGGATAACAGAATACGCGTTGAAAGGCTTAGAATctataaaagaagagaaaccTATTGAAGCAATTAAACAGCTCCATCGCTTGATTTTGCCGAAGACCAGAAAGTTTACCAGATGGTTGATAATAGCAGACAATGTGATTGATTTACGCTTAGTCCGCGACTTGCTTCCTGAAACTGGCAGTAAAGAATGGGGCCATGGGCAAGTGCTGATTACCACTCAGGATAGTGGTATAATTCCTCAAAACGCTCCTCACACATATCATGAATCATTAAGCAAAGGAATGAGGCGGGACGAGGCAGTGAAATTGCTGGAAACAGTATCGCGAATTTCCGATCGAGTACAAGCAGAAAATGTCGCTGAACTTCTCGATTTTCAGCCACTGGCCTTAGCTGCTGCTGCTTATTTCGTGCAAACTGTTGTGAGCAGTGGGTCTTCAAATTATAATTGGAAAGCATACCTTCAAGACATATCAACATACAGCCAGCGAAAATCGGCGGAAACTGTCCTTGCTAATGAGAGTTCGGCCTACCCTAAAACAACAATGGCTGCAGTAGAAATGGCTATCCAAAGAGCTGTTGAAACAGACGAGGTTCTTCTTCATACATATTCTTTTCTTTCGCTCTGCGCTAACGACGACCTACCACTGGAAACGGTTTTAAAGTTCGTCAAAGCCCAAGTAAAGGACCATCCAGAGGTTTTAATGAAGGCAAACATTGTAAGGTCCTCTTTAAGTCTCGTTCATTCCGAAGAAGGGGGTGAACGAACTTATTTACGTTTACATAAAGTTGTACATGACGCTTTGAAACGAGGCGAGATAGCTAACCTGAAATCATACCGAGAGAGTGACCATACCATGGCAGAAGCGGTAAAGATTTTCAACTCGCAACTCCAAGAAAATTACGAGAAATATGGGTTTTGTAAAAAATTGAGGCCCCACTGTGAATCTTTACTTAAGCAGATGACGTCAGAATTTAGTTCAGATGAAAGCACGTTTTCAGAAAGGTTTGCGCTCTTCATAGATTTGGATACAGTTATTGATTGGCTACATAATCTCGCCAAGCTCTGTCAAAAAAGCTCCCATTTCTTCTTTGCGAAAATTGTGGTCAACTTAGCATACGACCTACTGAGGAACTTAGACGACACTTCAACGGGTGCGTTTGCTCGTAAAGGGAGGGTTTTGAATGTAACCGGCGAAGTGTATCACTGGCTGGgggaatacaatcaagccaaagaacttcacgaaaaagcactgataattcgcaaaaagatttttggtgaagatcatgccgatatagcaacaagttataacaacttggcattagtgtgcTACACCCTGGGAGAacacaatcaagccaaagatcTGCACGAAAAAGCACTTataattcgcaaaaagatttttggtgaagatcatgccgatgttgCAACAAGTTGtgacaacttggcattagt